Below is a window of Bacillota bacterium DNA.
TGGCTTAGCCTGGTGGCCCCCGCAGTGATGGCGGCTCTGCTGCTGCCCGCGGTGTTGGTCCCTGACGGCCGGCGGCTGTGCATCGACGCGAGCAACCCGTACTTGATCGCCTCCGTTCCGACGTTCCTCGTGGCGGTGAAGTATAAGAGCATGCTTTTGACGGTGCTTACAGGGGTTTTGTTTGCGTGGCTCGCATTGCGGCTTGGCTCTTATTGACCGTCGTTGAAGGCGTGAGGGAGTTTGGTATATAATCGGATCCGAAACCCGGCACGGGTTAACATGGGGCAGGGGTCCGGGCGCGTCAGCGTGCCCGGATTTTCCATGAGGTCGACCGTATGGGGGCGAAGATGACGGCAGCTGTATGAGGGTCCGAGGCGCGAGTTCGTCTCGCGCGGCCCCTCCCGCTCCGCTTAGTGCGGAGCCAGACGTCCGTGGGAGGAGGTGAGCGCCGGTTGCGGGCATATGAGATGATGTTCATCTTAAGGCC
It encodes the following:
- a CDS encoding AzlD domain-containing protein, translated to MPRGELALAFLGMAVVTFVMRVLPFFMLSRSKLPPWAETWLSLVAPAVMAALLLPAVLVPDGRRLCIDASNPYLIASVPTFLVAVKYKSMLLTVLTGVLFAWLALRLGSY